The following nucleotide sequence is from Diospyros lotus cultivar Yz01 chromosome 3, ASM1463336v1, whole genome shotgun sequence.
AATGATTAGAGTTGATTATCGCCAATTCTATCTAAAATCGAATGTATTCAATAGTTGTGCTCCACCACAAACTTGTCTAAACTTATTTAACTTGTTAGGGTGGGACTCAATTTCACAATTATCTttcaatgattaaattagattatgtactaaaaataaaataaaataattatatataataaataaagtattttttaaaaaaaatcttatttttatatgaatacaTGAGAGATAATAAAGAATCGTGATCATGTTAAgtgaattcaaattttaatttatgggtcaaattaaacaagaaaaaaattggatcCAAAGTGAGATAAATCCAACTATTTAGACAAGATCAAAACTTTAACTCACATTtaaatatttcgaaacataaagaACACTTGTCATTTCCGGAGAATTTTAAAGATGAGTATTCTTCTATCACCAAGTCAAGTCATTCGTACACAAGGGTTTACAGGTGATGTTCTCATGATAAATTGAGAACTTATCGCAATATTCtcttctctcatcttctttcccctctttctcttcctttcagCGACCACacctctttctctcatttccccTTCAACACTACATCTCACAACCTTCCTCTCGTCGTCGTCTTTGCCTAGTCGCCCGCCGCTACCTTGCCCTTGCTGCCCACCATAGCTGCTACCTCGCACTCGCTGCTCGATGCCCGCCACCACTGCATCCTCGCCGACCTATCGTTGTTGCTCACCAACCTCATTGATCGCCTCTCTTTGTATCATTGCTTGGCCGATGCAACGCGGGCAACAAGTGCAAGGCAACAACTAGTGGCATGCGACAAAGACGAGGTAGTGACGAGCGATGAGAAGAAGATTGTGAGAAGCGATGCTCGAGGGGAAGGAAAATAGATGAATGAgaggaaaaagataaaatggtcattgagaaaagagagaaatggagaaaatgatCTTTTCATGTCACTTGTAAATTCAATTATAAGAAtcttatatatacaaataccaTTATTCTCTATCATCGGGTATTAGCGGTGCCCAAAAATTAGCCATTAGAGAGTATATACGAGAGTACGTCTAAGTTTAGACGGAAGTTAAACGGAGTGAGTTGGGGGAAGAGGCGGGGAAGAGGCCAAGGCCAACCAGAAGATTTGCTCTTCTTCGGTTAAGGGTCCGTTTGTTTGTTAGTGGGAAACTGGGAATACTTGTTCCTTCTGGGCTGTGGGCTGGTGCCATGTCACCGTCAGGTCGCTTTTATGCGCGGCGGAGTGGATGCTTCGTCGTTGAGAAATGCATCAGATCAGCCCGGCCTAGCCTAGCCTAGTAGGCGCTTGCCAGAGCAAAAGCACGCCGCATGTCCCTTTTTGTCCCCTCCTTTCTCCATctaacaattcataaataaacccaCCGCCACCACCCAAGACCAGAAAAAAACATCTAATTATTAACTAATTGTTGAAGGTGGTTTAGGTCACTTCGTTACCttctaatttgaattttctacatcatttatttatatttatatatattataataataactcCCCCTTTTTTTGTGTGACTAAAAGTCTAAAAAAAGAATATACTGAATAAGAAAATTTTTCTAGAAGAAAATAACATCCttagaaaaaaaatcactttcTAGAAGGATTCTCCTAAGCCAATTCTCCTCAAAAGATCACGTGATAATTTGACTAAAATTCGTTTTTTAGAACCGTATTTTACAAGTCAATAGCCTATCTAGTCTAGCCAAGTTCTTGAAGAAAATACAAGGTGTTACGAGTATTTCTCACTTTATTCTGTGTAGATTGGACTTAACATGATGATTCGGCCCAAACGTTCGAGCCCCAATAAATCGAACCGAGCTCGTTAAAGCGAGCTCAGATAGTGTTGAAGCTCAAGGTCAAACATTGGGGCCAAGCAATCTCCTGGTAGCATCTCTAATTCTTTGGCATATTCAAACAGCCCCCAACTACACTCTGGACAAGTTCCCAACAACCTTCATAACTCGTCAGCTCGCATCATAGAAGAGGCACGTGTTGCGGCATACCAGCAAGCCAAGGGTCACCCTAATTGGACCCCTTAGGCCCATTCTCTCGGCCCATACCAATCCCATCCTGACCttttggcaacaacatcattacagttGCATCTGGATTTCCAAACATCCCCCTCAGATCCCACtctcattaatgacagatcaCATCCGCATTAATGACAGatcacatcctcattaatgagggtctcgtcgacACTTCGCCGTGGCAGGGACACCCTTGCAGACTACTCCATCCCATCGCCTCTACACGTACGGAGCAGGCAAAAACTTTttttgctgatatatatatcaactagCCCTCTTAAGGGCCACAGTACAGATTCTTTACGACGAACCTAAAAACATTCAATATATTTGCTTACTCGCTCActaacttgagcgtcggagtatCTTGCAGGGACGGGTGGTCGGCTCGGCAAATCAAACCGGATACCTCATTGTTCATCTCTCGGGTCTACCATACGAGTGCGGGTCAACAAATATCCGTCGACCAAATCAGAACGTCGACACAAGGAGACTTGTCTCTCGCACAATTCCACCTCACATTATTCTGTACAATGTGATCTCttgaaattttataatttttttaattcaaaatattaaaaatttaaattaaaaataaatttaaattgaaaggcTGGAGTCATTAGTGACATCGCTCAAGGGCAACCCAAAAGGCACAATTCTAGAAAGTGAATCGCAAGTTCTTTCAAGCCGAAAGCAGCAGCTAGCAATAGTCGCCAACTGCTTTAGAAATTGGAATTCAACCATATGGCTCGAATACTTTTTGCAAAGGATTGACTTcataagagaaaaaataaaaataataaagtaacccAAAAGAAAAGAGGTAGTTGAATGAGAGAACAATTTTGACTAAGTGCTTTtatcttctttaaaaattatataattttgtaatattattgTCGTGTTTAAGAAATTGGGctcaaatcaaaaataaatttaagaaaaaaaatactttttcgATAGAATTGTCTTCAAAAGACTTTTCTTGAGTACTATTAGAAGACTCTCCTAAAGGCAATTCCCAAGTACTCTTGGGAGACCCTCCCAAAAGTCTTCCCCAAAGACGGCCAATAGACTCACCCAAAAATCTTTCAAGATTTTAAGAATGTGTCGAgctcatttttaatatttttttaaaaatttttaaaatagattaCTTGAGAGACATGAATTCTCCTTTACCTATCAATTATGACTACTATTTTTCTACGTTTTTTCATGAAGACtaagttaaatattaaaagatttATACAAGAGACATCATGTACCTCTAATTGTAAAGtcaaaatttattgttatatatagtTAACAACAATTCATAAAGTCAAAATTTacccaataaaaatatttactatCCTAAGTTTTTTATAGGTATAATTATACATAACTATATATGAGATTTTcccatttaaaatttttgaaatcataatatACAAATTTGTATCTCCTCTCCCATTCTCATGACATAATTACTAGGGTTTTTGTATTTTCGGGCTTTTTGAAGCCTAAAAAGAATCAAATCTGGTAAAACGTGACAGTGATGGCCACTtgatttttaatagtttatccCTTGTACGGGGCAATAATGCCACTAAAAGGAACAAATGTGGGTCTCGGATTCCGATTCTAGAACATCATGCATTTTGCCCTCTTTACTTTTCACATTTCTTTATTGCCCCAAATATAGGGAATGGTCAAGTGCATGTCGCTTCGAATCTGGTCCCCATATTCGTAACTAAGTTTgatgaatatatttttagtttagtACAAAGGACGcgctttaataattaaaaaaataatatttaatttttaatatataaaatattaaaattttgtattttaactactaaaaattattatttttaatttttatcgtGACAGAACGTTAACGTGTGTATGAACGTACTCATTTTCACAAGTGACATGTTATGTGAATAATCGGTTAATAGTATTTGAATAAACTAACTGGTATGTTGTgctcatttaataattaaaaaatataatattgattcttaatgtacaaaaatattaaaattttatatctcaactattaaaaattattattttaaatcttttcctTGACTAAAAGTAAACAGAACTGATATATAAGTCACGTAGAATATAACGTAGTAAAGAGAAAGTGtcagattataaaaaaaacacgTTAGCGAGACACGTCAGATTAAAATATATCTTGATAGAGAAAAGATCAAATTACtcataactttaaaaaaatcctaaatctcaaatatctaaatttttgaattattaagtCAAAATACGTTACATTCTTCTAttttcaattacaaaatataatagaactaatttttattatttgtctttGTTGAACTCAGTTTCATCGCTCTCTCAATCACTTATTTATATCTTCCTTTGTGTCTTaggataataatataaaataataattttaaataattaaaatataaatttttaacattttacatATTATAGACCAAAtgccatatttttaaaatattgataaaGCAAAACAAACCAATCGATTCATTCAAATACTATCAATCGATTTCAACGTGACATATCAGTTACAGAAACATGAACGTCCAAACACACAATAACGTTCCATCACGATAAGaatttaaagtaataatttttaataattaagatattgaATCTTAACGTTTTGTACATTAGAGACCAAACGTTATACTTTTTAATTGTTAAGGGGATATGGCATAtattaaacttatattttataaatcattatgatatatataactttataataattttatttaaaattaataataaatttatatgtgtcacatcatttataaaaaacttatttatgaatataacaACTTTCATTTAATAACAATGAGGTCAATGGTTAGTATTTTCTTTTGGTTAAATagtaataaaagtattttaatattaatatcgATTTTGTTGACGAATGTTCTAAACtacatttaatgtattttatttttaaccacTAAACACTTTTATTGATGggtaataaatatatcatgGCTTGAAGTAttttatcaactaataaaaatatttaaatattgaaaataaaatcctatttttaggCATTAGCAAaatctttttaatatttaaataatatgatCGATTGACgttaaatatattcttttttataacatttaatgGACAAATACAgttatttaaatgttaaaaaaaagcTGTGACAATCCTAAACTTTAGTATGGATTGGATAAATTCTCCATCTTATTCTTCTCGCCTAGAAATCATATTTCTTGAGTATTGTCCCGTGGGCTTTGAGACACCCATACCCACAGAACAATCCTTCAAGAAATATAGGCAATGGGACATGATTTGATCATCCATGTGCTATGATCTTAACTTTTACTGGTCTTGtggtaattttatatataaatgtgtgatttttcaaaaattaggtaTATCATTAAGTATCGAATATAGTGACTGAGTTGAGTGTTAGAAAATTCACCAGGAGACTGAATCTCATCTATCTTTTACACAAACTCAGACTCGATGATCATCAAGAATAccttaaaattgagaaaaacgAGAGCACGATCAATATACGAATTAGGTGATGAATGTCCCTAAGCACTTGTCAAGTAATTCTTTGGCGGTGACTTAAACTCATATTTAGTTCAACTCAAAATTAGGCTTACCTAATCATAGGATAAAATAATCTCATGGGGGTGGGATTGTTTAATCTCACCACACTCCAAATAACTTAATTCGAGTGTAATTTTTTATGGGAGACCAACCTCTGATGCCAATCATAATATTAGATAACTAAATTTATTTGAGagctatttttatctttttttttaccaaatacaaattaatactatatttatatcttttataaaCCAAACAAGTCATAGTATTACATATACCAAACACAatttaacattatttaatttcattactaatttattttaaacttaatcCCATCAcaaaatataatcattaaacCAAATATACTGTAAGATTTTAtctaattacataaaattaaatacgtgaattatgtctagttaattattattaagtaaAGTAACTGGAAAAGATGTTTTGTTTCGGCTTGAACAGTCAGATCAGAATCTGGGTTCTATATGCGTGTTGATCTCTGCACACGCTATGTCACTCATTGGCTCCATTTTTTTTCGAATTTCACTCGATTTTGTGACCTATTTAATTGGATCTGGTGTTTTTTAAGACCCATTTACTCAAATTCGGATCCCAACTTGATTAAACATAACTTAAAAGGTTGGATATGGATATGGTTGTTCCGACCCGATTATCTTGTATATATTTAcatcacaatatatatatcacatgtttaaacattataatatttatattttgagaagaatttaatatattaattgagaTGTGAGTAGTCGATTTTGAAGCTCGCGTCTATAGGTTCTGGAGATGGGTCCATGTATTAAGCTTTGTTGGATAAACGGATTGATACTCAGGTCTAAAATTTTAAACGGATCTCAAATTTGAACAGGTGATTTCAGCCCGAATCCGACCAGTTTGAACCTCCGCGTTTAAGCCTAAAATGTTTACACAAAGTTCCTTACTCCCCCTGTCGACACTATTATGCATTCCGCTGGCATTCATACAACAACAGAAAAAAGGAACATATGTGGAACCAAAGCATCATCAATGGGCAGACATATATCAGGAAGAAATAAAGTAGAATATGGAGGGAAAAGCCTAACCTTGAAAATATGGTAGCTCTCCTATTGAGCAGCTTTGCAGCAGTCCATGTAAATGATATCTCAGATACTTCTCCAGTTCCAGGAACATGGAGTGTCAAAAGAATAAATTTCGACAATTACAGGATTATTACAAATTGTTGCAATAAATCTTATTTGGGTACTGAAACTTGTTTTTTGTGGCCCAAGAGGTGCAAAGTGGGTCGGGCGTCCGACATTGCCCAATTCTCTGGGGCTGGCCCACACCAAGCAGGTTGTGTTGTTTCAGGCCAACCCACGGGCCATGCAGGTTGGTAAAACAACTATGACACAGTGTGAGAATTCACGAATCGAACGAGAATTTGATCTTAGTTAGGTCATGATTTTTGGCCCAGTTTTGGATCCAAAAAATCATAATCTTATGCAATTTGCAAGCACGCACTTGTATTGTGAAAACATTTAAGGATTATAAATTCTTAAATCTCACAAAATCAGATGGATGCATGCATACCCATGGTGACCTTGTCAGCAGGGTTTCCAGAAAGGAACAGATCTCAAGAACCACTTCCAGCAACGCATAATTTGGTCCATAGACTCCATACCGCATGAATAATTTATGCTCCTTATTTTAGATTAGACTGAGAGTGTGTTAACTATGGtgcagcataaatttttatacatttaagTTGGCTATGGAGACTTTTGCTATTTGATTACACCAGTCCCTGAGTCCGTTTCTTTCCATCCATCCAGATGCAGGCTACAAACACATCATGTAGCCAAAGACCAGTAATGAATAATGATACCTTAGCATAGGATACCGGACATTTGTCGCTATTCAATTCCGTGGATCCGCATAAAATCTCTAATGAATGCCCACTGATTCAACCTGTCGTCCACAATATAAATGCTGCTACGCAAACTTGGTCATGATTTGAGATCAGATGAAAAAGCCCTAGGGACCAAACTGACAACCAACATGGCCAAGACACCCTAATCTCAGGGCTGTCAATTTAACCCAAATACCATGCCTGACGCCAAAGAAGCATGTAACCCACAAGCCAATATTTGTTTATAATGGTGCATGGATGTGACAGGCATAGAAACACCCAGTAATGTAAGCAGGTTAAATAGGAAAAGATGGCTCCTCAAAAGATAAGCAAGAGTGCATTGCATAAACATCATCAAAACgggaaaagaatcaaacataCTATAATCTTCAACAAAACTTTGTAAGGTCTTAACTGACAAAATCCCAAGAACCCTACAGTTGACGGGTGAATGCATGGCCGTCTAATAGAGCACAAAGCTTAatagttcttgaaattttcagcAACTATAACTACCAAAATTAGCTTAGTACTTAACGGAAGAAAGTATGTCTAACTGAGAACCAAGCTTCTCCTCAGCAGCTTTTTCAGCCTTGATCCTCAGCTTTGTTAGCTGCTTCTTCCTCTCGTATGATACTTGTGCCCtgtctttcctcttcttctccagctCCTGTGTAACAGAATAAGCAGCTATTCAGACATATACATCATATGGTAGTTAATGTTGCACAAACAACCATCCAAATTACCATATACATCAAACGGTAGTTTCAATAATAAGGCAAAACAACTATTCAGTGAGCCAATCTAACACAACCATAATTTATGAAAGTGGAGAAGGATGTAACACCTAGACGGAATAGAAACTCATACTGTCCTATAACTATCAAGTAGACTGCAGAGGCAAGGAATGTCAATTCCATATACTGAAGAAACAATGTGTCGAGGAATCATGTGTTTTTGAGGTTCCAAGCAATCATAAATTGCAACCAAAGCCCAATGTGGAGAAAAAATAGGTCAACATAGTATAACAACCAGTAAGTGCAAGCATCAAATAAGTATTCCAACCAAACCATGCTAACAGaaaatatttatctttccaGTCCGGTCAGAACAGAAAATAAGCCCCACTTGAACAGCGGCATGAAGCATGGCAACACAAGGCATAGCTCATTACTGAATTATCCAACATACAgcattatgtaaatatatattatacaatgATTCAAGGCAAAGCAAGCACAGCTAACAGTATTCCAAGCCATTTCAATACTGTGTTCCAAGTCAACAGAAGTGTCATATCCTCAAAGGTGACCTTGAATGCATCAAAGGAGCTTGACATAAGATTAATGCAACAGTATTATTGAATTTACAACAACATAGGCATAAATGTATTACCAGTTAGTGTAAAAATGTACCATTGGGTTAACAGAAAAATTTGAtggtgaaaataaataaaaactcacCCTGATGGTGTCATAGTGATTCCATCCGACCTCTGATGAGAGCTTGCCCAACAAGCAGTACTTGTGTCCAGCCTGAAGCCTCAGAACCCTGATTTCACAGAtaaaccacccccccccccaaaaaaaaaaaagtgtaaatcAATCAGACAAAACTAATCAACAAACTATTTAAAATGAAATCCAAAATCTTTATCCCCTAACCGTAAATGAAAGTCAATGCGATTAAAggtttcattttcatttctaaGGAAACAGCCAGTTACGACAAACCAAATAACAATGGCAGATTGATTCAAGAACTAACTTGAGAGCGTCAGGGATGACCATCCGCTTCGTCTTGTCGTAGGGCGCAGGAATGCCCTCGTACGCCTTCAACCTCGCCAGCGCCGCCGCTCCACGCTTTGTCTTGTGCGGAATCATCCTACAAAACCACATCTCAATTCcattacatatacatatatatgtacatgtatatatatatatatatagagagagagagagagagataggttTAGGGTTAGCGTCACTACTGACCCGCGGATGGTGCGCCAGAGGATCTTGGCGGGGGCGCGGAAGTGGATGGGACCGTGAGAGGGCTTGGTGTTCATGCGCTTGCGGAGGAAGCGGAGGTATTTCATCTTCTGGCGGACGAGGCCGCCGGAGAGGCAGATCTCTTCGCAGCGGACAACCACCACTCTCTGTCCGTTGAGCAGCTCTTTCGCCAGTATCGACGCCAGCCGCCCCAGCATGTGGTGGCGCGCGTCCACCACCACCCGCCGCGCGCAGATTCCCGATCCGGACACCATTTC
It contains:
- the LOC127796156 gene encoding 60S ribosomal protein L13a-4-like encodes the protein MVSGSGICARRVVVDARHHMLGRLASILAKELLNGQRVVVVRCEEICLSGGLVRQKMKYLRFLRKRMNTKPSHGPIHFRAPAKILWRTIRGMIPHKTKRGAAALARLKAYEGIPAPYDKTKRMVIPDALKVLRLQAGHKYCLLGKLSSEVGWNHYDTIRELEKKRKDRAQVSYERKKQLTKLRIKAEKAAEEKLGSQLDILSSVKY